A single Desulfonatronum thiodismutans DNA region contains:
- a CDS encoding IS3 family transposase, with the protein LSADERVTVLEILHSQRFQDSTPYEIYASLLDEGRMLCSISTMYRLLRQEGENQGRRRQTARTHYEKPELLATAPNQVWSWDITKLKGPRKWNYFYLYVIMDIYSRYVTGWMIASRESQSLAKRLIEESCEKQNIAQGQLTIHADRGPSMRSKTVAQLLADLGITKTHSRPYTSNDNPFSESQFKTLKYHSCFPGNFGSQEDALAYGRTFFPWYNEEHRHSGIGFMTPEQVHHGIVPQILETRSNAMTQAFLANPIRWNGRHPELPKILRPQEAVWINPPTMMKTLH; encoded by the coding sequence CATTGTCCGCGGATGAGCGCGTCACAGTCCTTGAGATCTTACACAGCCAGCGTTTTCAGGACAGTACGCCGTATGAAATCTATGCCTCTCTTTTGGATGAAGGTCGGATGCTCTGTTCCATCAGCACCATGTATAGGCTTCTCCGGCAAGAAGGTGAGAACCAGGGCCGTAGGCGACAAACAGCCAGGACCCATTATGAAAAACCCGAATTACTGGCCACGGCTCCCAATCAAGTTTGGTCCTGGGATATCACCAAACTCAAGGGGCCACGAAAATGGAACTATTTCTACCTCTACGTGATCATGGACATCTACAGCCGGTACGTTACCGGGTGGATGATTGCCTCTCGAGAATCACAAAGCCTGGCCAAGCGCTTGATCGAGGAATCCTGCGAAAAGCAGAATATCGCCCAAGGTCAGTTGACCATCCATGCCGATCGCGGCCCCAGCATGCGCTCAAAAACCGTTGCCCAACTCTTGGCTGACCTGGGCATCACGAAAACCCATAGCAGGCCTTATACGAGCAATGACAACCCATTCTCGGAATCTCAGTTCAAAACCTTGAAATATCATTCCTGTTTCCCTGGAAACTTTGGTTCACAAGAAGACGCTTTGGCCTACGGCAGAACCTTTTTCCCTTGGTATAACGAGGAGCATCGGCACAGCGGTATCGGATTCATGACGCCCGAGCAGGTTCATCACGGCATCGTCCCACAAATCCTGGAAACCCGGTCAAACGCCATGACACAAGCTTTCCTTGCTAATCCCATCAGATGGAATGGCCGTCACCCTGAACTGCCCAAAATCCTCCGGCCCCAAGAAGCGGTCTGGATCAACCCTCCAACCATGATGAAAACGCTACACTAA
- the cas3g gene encoding type I-G CRISPR-associated helicase/endonuclease Cas3g yields MDFAAGFSRLTGFSPLKWQTRLFTDCFSRGIVPAAVDLPTGLGKTSVMAIWKLALDSGASLPRRLIYVVDRRAVVDQATTEAEKIKAAYGDTALRVSTLRGQHVDNREWLDDPSASAIIVGTVDMIGSRLLFSGYGVSRKMRPYHAGLLGIDSLIVLDESHLVPPFERLMEAIETETALYGPRGEVDREILPRFRLLSLSATGRARQGVVFSLNKNKDDLNDEIVTKRLRAKKKLTLVPAGEKKLENKLVEEAWNLSGQGTEPVRIIIYCNERKVAEKVHADLLKRGKGIPYDNIQLLVGGRRVRERSDAARQLEQLGFLAGSTVQLEKPAFLVATSAGEVGIDLDADHMVCDLVPWERMVQRFGRVNRRGLGNARIIVVHEGEPKPKKAGEAEQAETTAMIAWRCCDLFEELENDDDGIDVSPWALLELKHRAAMDTKLLDLIESATTPPPLYPALTRALVDAWSMTSLEKHTGRPEIGPWLRGWVDEKPQTAVVWRAYLPVRTKGQPATREDVEGYFEAAPPHLSEKLEAETWKVVEWVTKCAATADQTNRLSKNGIVAFALTPSGDLKASFSLKELLEADKARKDQFNRLLASATLVLDARLGGLRNGLLDPKISDAVTEIGDVGAWREIPFRVTSNAEADAQQAGDKISFAFVTKRSPEGIDEERLEVITVTTEESRATASRPQLLEEHLAWAEAQARHLAKALGLPDEYAEVLALAAKLHDEGKRANRWQCAFNAPNDGIYAKTKGPVFPARLGGYRHEFGTLHRTLNNRDVHLLPDHLRDLVLHLIVSHHGHARPVVPTEGCEDAPPSQLIDRARETAIRFARLQKQWGPWGLAWWESLLRAADQQASRRNDNLEANNG; encoded by the coding sequence ATGGACTTTGCCGCAGGATTCTCTCGACTGACCGGTTTTTCCCCACTGAAGTGGCAAACCCGATTATTCACGGACTGCTTTTCAAGAGGAATTGTCCCAGCAGCCGTTGATTTACCTACGGGACTGGGGAAGACATCCGTCATGGCCATCTGGAAGCTGGCGTTGGACTCCGGTGCCAGTCTGCCGAGACGTCTGATATATGTTGTCGATCGCAGAGCCGTGGTGGATCAAGCCACCACGGAGGCTGAAAAGATCAAGGCGGCATACGGCGACACGGCATTGCGAGTGAGCACCTTGCGCGGCCAGCACGTTGATAACCGGGAGTGGCTGGACGACCCGTCAGCTTCAGCCATTATCGTTGGTACCGTGGACATGATCGGATCACGGCTCCTTTTTTCCGGGTATGGCGTATCGCGGAAAATGCGCCCTTATCATGCCGGCTTGCTGGGGATCGACTCGTTGATCGTCCTTGACGAGTCGCATCTTGTTCCGCCTTTTGAACGACTGATGGAAGCCATTGAAACAGAGACGGCTCTGTATGGTCCGCGCGGCGAGGTGGATCGTGAGATATTGCCCCGGTTCAGGCTTCTTTCTCTGTCGGCCACTGGCCGGGCGCGGCAAGGCGTTGTTTTCAGCCTGAACAAGAACAAGGACGATCTGAACGACGAAATCGTCACCAAGCGACTCCGAGCCAAGAAAAAATTGACCCTTGTTCCGGCGGGAGAAAAAAAACTGGAAAACAAGCTGGTTGAAGAGGCATGGAACCTGTCCGGACAAGGCACGGAGCCTGTCCGAATTATCATCTATTGCAACGAGCGCAAAGTGGCGGAAAAGGTCCATGCAGACCTTTTGAAGAGAGGCAAGGGCATCCCATACGATAACATCCAGCTACTTGTCGGCGGGCGTCGAGTCCGGGAGAGGTCCGACGCGGCCCGGCAACTTGAACAACTTGGCTTCCTCGCGGGAAGCACTGTGCAACTCGAGAAACCCGCGTTTCTCGTTGCCACGTCCGCTGGCGAAGTGGGCATTGATCTGGACGCGGATCACATGGTTTGCGATCTGGTACCATGGGAACGGATGGTTCAGCGTTTTGGCCGAGTCAACCGCAGAGGCCTGGGGAATGCGAGGATCATCGTCGTCCACGAAGGCGAGCCGAAACCGAAAAAGGCGGGAGAAGCAGAGCAGGCCGAGACAACGGCAATGATTGCTTGGCGTTGTTGCGACCTTTTCGAGGAACTGGAGAATGACGACGATGGAATAGACGTCAGCCCATGGGCCTTGCTGGAATTGAAACATCGAGCTGCCATGGATACCAAGTTGCTTGACTTGATCGAATCCGCCACCACCCCGCCTCCGCTTTACCCAGCTCTGACCAGAGCGCTTGTCGATGCCTGGTCCATGACCTCCCTGGAGAAACATACGGGCAGGCCTGAAATCGGGCCCTGGCTGCGCGGTTGGGTTGATGAAAAGCCGCAAACAGCCGTTGTCTGGCGTGCATATCTCCCCGTACGTACCAAAGGTCAGCCTGCAACAAGGGAGGATGTGGAAGGCTACTTCGAAGCCGCTCCGCCGCATCTCAGTGAGAAGCTGGAAGCTGAAACCTGGAAAGTTGTGGAGTGGGTCACGAAATGTGCGGCAACGGCAGACCAAACCAATCGACTGTCTAAAAATGGCATCGTGGCTTTCGCCTTGACGCCAAGCGGTGATTTAAAAGCCAGTTTTTCCCTGAAAGAACTTCTGGAAGCCGATAAAGCGAGGAAAGATCAATTCAACAGGTTGCTTGCCAGCGCGACGCTGGTACTTGACGCACGGCTCGGCGGGTTGCGCAACGGCCTTCTTGATCCAAAAATCAGCGATGCTGTCACGGAAATTGGCGATGTTGGCGCGTGGCGGGAGATACCGTTTCGGGTGACCAGCAACGCCGAGGCGGATGCTCAACAGGCTGGTGATAAAATATCCTTTGCCTTCGTTACCAAGCGTTCTCCCGAGGGTATTGATGAAGAACGACTTGAAGTGATCACAGTCACGACCGAGGAAAGCCGGGCCACGGCCAGTCGCCCCCAGTTGCTGGAAGAACACCTTGCCTGGGCCGAAGCACAGGCGAGACACTTGGCCAAAGCTTTGGGCCTCCCTGATGAATATGCCGAAGTTCTTGCCCTGGCCGCTAAGCTGCACGACGAGGGCAAGCGGGCAAACCGCTGGCAGTGCGCTTTCAATGCGCCGAATGACGGAATCTACGCGAAAACCAAAGGACCGGTCTTCCCTGCCCGCCTTGGCGGTTACCGCCACGAATTTGGCACATTGCACCGTACTCTGAACAACCGTGATGTCCATCTATTGCCTGATCATTTGCGCGATTTGGTCCTGCACCTGATCGTTTCGCATCATGGTCATGCCCGCCCGGTGGTTCCCACCGAAGGATGTGAGGACGCTCCGCCTTCCCAGCTCATAGATAGGGCGAGAGAGACTGCCATTCGATTTGCACGTCTTCAGAAACAGTGGGGGCCGTGGGGGCTGGCTTGGTGGGAGTCACTACTCCGAGCCGCGGACCAACAGGCATCCAGAAGAAACGACAATTTGGAGGCAAACAATGGCTGA
- the cas8g2 gene encoding type I-G CRISPR-associated protein Cas8g2: MAEADIPVDLFNPGQVFACLGFLEAANILLGDAEGGFDWSDESNVRFRLRTADAENPFRTTILFLANAKVSSITPKCSELRTEKWNIPSIIQDYNYHFSYNKPNSPATLPAVLQDENGRMLIIDHWGDSTTRDSVKFWAGSGGYPGVALLNDAIQSLNGDFDEISRNPFIFTTKQSSSFRFDWRRDYIPLDCGFSPNSHNNMTMIGYPIVEILASIGLTNSRPERIDKLNYRYSALGIFSDSIFFDKIFLRAGLGGANLPFEKRCFRMRLGWPGQINQARCIIETYEES; this comes from the coding sequence ATGGCTGAAGCTGATATTCCCGTCGATCTGTTCAACCCAGGCCAAGTCTTTGCTTGCCTTGGCTTTCTCGAAGCAGCGAACATTCTGCTGGGCGACGCTGAAGGTGGATTTGACTGGAGCGATGAAAGTAATGTGCGGTTCCGTCTTCGTACTGCGGATGCTGAAAACCCTTTTAGGACAACCATTCTTTTTCTAGCTAATGCCAAGGTGAGCAGCATTACTCCAAAATGTTCAGAGCTACGAACAGAAAAATGGAATATTCCATCAATTATACAAGATTATAATTATCATTTTTCATATAACAAGCCAAATAGCCCTGCAACATTACCCGCAGTATTACAAGATGAGAATGGAAGAATGTTGATTATTGACCATTGGGGCGACTCAACGACACGTGATTCAGTAAAATTTTGGGCTGGTTCAGGTGGATATCCTGGCGTTGCTCTTCTGAATGATGCTATTCAATCCTTGAATGGTGATTTTGACGAAATATCAAGAAATCCATTTATATTTACCACAAAACAGAGTAGCAGCTTTCGATTTGACTGGCGGAGAGACTATATACCTCTCGATTGCGGATTCTCTCCAAACTCACATAACAACATGACAATGATTGGATATCCAATAGTAGAGATACTTGCTTCTATCGGTCTAACAAATTCGCGTCCAGAAAGAATTGATAAGCTAAATTACAGGTATTCTGCCTTAGGTATTTTTTCAGATAGTATTTTTTTCGACAAGATTTTTCTACGTGCTGGACTTGGCGGAGCAAATCTTCCATTTGAAAAACGTTGTTTTCGAATGCGCCTTGGATGGCCAGGACAGATTAATCAGGCCAGATGCATAATTGAAACCTATGAGGAGTCATGA
- the cas7g gene encoding type I-G CRISPR-associated RAMP protein Csb1/Cas7g, translating into MSTTEKLSNDVLASWANEKDGPVALHLKQKLISVEGERSVVFPPTYADIGYNIDQIADGTKVVTIDSVGSQANRIEPIFKRDKDGNSAENNPFASLVPQIDIEYASHKTVSIFEVGHRLGDALIRCVGGTATDDRNDEFDLREAAQHAFRQLLDHNDFTGIAKIAPTSLVFGVWDSRDTQAKVPRILQSNIRAWDVTELHRSAQYNPPLDYSVLDVFGEEEKAKQEGDPKSPLAKRGFVHVPAGKAHGGVIANGPIERDVTVNLVALRRLVGADAEKLRSYILGLALVAATAPLDPFLRQGCLLVPDVNSPAQWMVVERTGERKPVDLNKDIALKFAEVASKNFGVGPSYKVMFDRDRAKEDAKKADKKSKTA; encoded by the coding sequence ATGAGTACTACAGAAAAATTGTCAAACGACGTCCTTGCTTCTTGGGCTAACGAAAAGGACGGACCTGTTGCCTTACATCTGAAACAAAAACTCATCTCCGTGGAGGGTGAACGTTCAGTAGTTTTTCCTCCAACCTATGCGGATATTGGATACAACATCGATCAAATTGCTGATGGGACAAAAGTCGTTACGATTGACAGTGTCGGTTCTCAAGCAAACCGTATTGAACCGATATTCAAAAGGGATAAAGACGGCAATTCTGCTGAAAATAATCCGTTCGCTTCCCTTGTCCCCCAAATAGACATTGAATATGCGAGTCATAAAACTGTTTCGATTTTTGAAGTGGGTCATCGCCTGGGTGATGCGCTCATTCGTTGCGTCGGTGGTACAGCTACCGATGACCGAAATGATGAATTTGACCTGCGCGAAGCTGCCCAGCATGCCTTTAGGCAGCTTCTTGATCACAACGACTTCACGGGAATCGCAAAAATTGCGCCTACATCTCTTGTCTTTGGTGTCTGGGATTCTCGAGATACACAGGCAAAAGTGCCCCGTATTCTACAGTCAAACATTCGTGCCTGGGATGTTACAGAATTGCATCGTTCGGCACAGTATAATCCCCCCCTCGATTACTCGGTTTTGGATGTGTTCGGTGAAGAAGAAAAGGCCAAGCAGGAGGGCGACCCTAAAAGTCCTCTTGCCAAGCGCGGGTTTGTGCATGTTCCCGCTGGGAAAGCGCACGGCGGGGTGATTGCAAATGGGCCGATCGAGCGTGACGTGACCGTCAACCTCGTCGCTTTGCGCCGACTTGTTGGCGCTGACGCTGAGAAACTGCGCTCCTATATCCTCGGCCTTGCCCTTGTCGCCGCGACTGCACCACTTGATCCTTTTCTGCGTCAAGGATGCCTCCTGGTTCCAGACGTAAACTCCCCAGCCCAATGGATGGTTGTTGAGCGGACCGGAGAACGGAAGCCTGTTGACCTGAACAAGGATATTGCCCTGAAGTTTGCGGAGGTTGCATCGAAGAATTTCGGCGTAGGCCCCAGCTACAAAGTCATGTTTGATCGAGATCGCGCTAAAGAAGACGCAAAGAAGGCTGATAAAAAGAGCAAGACCGCATGA
- the csb2 gene encoding type I-G CRISPR-associated protein Csb2, with protein sequence MYSLLISVRFHTGRFHGLDTDGRPEWPPSPARLFQALVASAAKGSSLSPDDQAALAWLEGLEPPVIAAPSVRKGQSYHTYMPNNDLDTVQGDPSRIAEVRSATKRFHPLIFDRDIPLLYAWRFSEDTGQAESIRSMADHLYQLGRGVDMAWAVAEVLDQEVVETRLSSHPGFIYRPALQGRGIRLAAPQKASLVSLIERHQKSCSRFTALVVLPPTKQGSLKTKVEYTFSQPPKPRFRQVPYQCPPARLLYEARTTTKQASFISWPLTEAVRYVELIRNGTADKLKTALPSKAVTILRVFGLCRDATDSDKAGRLRIIPLPSIGHTHADRGIRRLLVEIPPDCPLETDDVNWAFSGFGPHDLETGEVPWMLVPAEDDTMLAHYGIGEPDRHSYRKWRTVTPVALPTVRSHGRSTGSERAENEQQAVLAFSQALRHAGLPSMPTAIRVQREPFEAKGSLAENFAPGTRFGSNRLWHVELSYEQPMSGPMLVGDGRYLGLGLFQPVKSPQDIHAFSIVEGLSPQAEYFQIASALRRAVMSLVQSKLGLRKPLPLFFCGHESDGSPARRGGKAHLAFAFDQPRQRLLVIAPHRMEGRIPHSHERDHLRLLDAALAGLNELRAGPSGLLKLRPTIIDTATDPVFALATCWSTLTAYRPCRHAKRMTSEQAIIEDIVSDLHRRGLPKPQSVEATKISKGPKGGLCAHLNLFFSVGIHGPLLLGKNCNLGGGLFVVNPAISR encoded by the coding sequence ATGTACAGCCTCCTTATTTCTGTACGCTTTCATACCGGCCGATTTCACGGATTGGATACTGACGGTCGTCCTGAATGGCCGCCTTCCCCGGCTAGGTTGTTCCAGGCACTTGTCGCCAGTGCTGCCAAAGGGTCCAGCCTTTCTCCTGATGATCAGGCTGCCTTGGCATGGCTGGAAGGACTTGAACCACCAGTCATCGCCGCGCCCTCAGTTCGCAAAGGGCAATCCTATCACACCTACATGCCGAACAATGACCTGGATACGGTACAGGGCGACCCCTCTCGTATTGCCGAGGTCCGCTCGGCGACAAAACGCTTTCACCCGTTGATCTTTGATCGCGACATTCCCTTGCTTTATGCGTGGCGCTTTTCGGAAGACACAGGACAAGCCGAGAGTATCCGAAGCATGGCCGACCATCTTTACCAGTTGGGCCGGGGAGTGGATATGGCCTGGGCGGTTGCCGAGGTGCTTGATCAGGAAGTCGTTGAAACTCGTCTCTCATCTCATCCCGGATTCATCTACCGACCCGCTCTTCAGGGGCGAGGCATACGACTCGCTGCTCCGCAAAAGGCTTCCCTCGTCAGCCTGATCGAACGACACCAAAAAAGCTGTTCTCGTTTCACTGCTTTGGTCGTTCTGCCTCCGACTAAGCAAGGCTCTTTGAAAACCAAGGTTGAATACACATTTTCCCAACCACCCAAGCCCCGGTTTCGCCAAGTACCCTACCAGTGCCCACCTGCAAGATTGTTGTATGAAGCACGAACTACGACGAAACAGGCATCTTTCATATCCTGGCCGCTGACCGAGGCCGTGAGATATGTTGAGCTGATACGCAACGGCACCGCTGACAAGTTGAAGACCGCCCTGCCGAGCAAGGCGGTCACGATCCTCCGGGTCTTCGGACTTTGCCGTGACGCAACTGACTCGGACAAGGCAGGCAGGCTTCGAATCATCCCCCTGCCGTCCATCGGCCATACCCATGCGGATCGAGGCATTCGCCGCCTGTTGGTTGAAATCCCCCCGGATTGCCCATTGGAAACCGACGATGTGAATTGGGCGTTTTCAGGATTTGGACCGCATGACCTGGAAACAGGCGAGGTACCGTGGATGCTGGTGCCTGCCGAGGACGATACAATGCTCGCTCATTACGGGATCGGCGAGCCGGATCGCCATTCGTATCGGAAATGGCGAACAGTAACGCCCGTTGCTTTGCCGACTGTCCGATCACATGGGCGTAGCACGGGTTCCGAACGGGCGGAAAACGAACAGCAGGCAGTTCTGGCCTTTTCCCAGGCACTTCGTCATGCGGGGTTGCCTTCCATGCCCACGGCCATACGGGTCCAGCGTGAACCGTTCGAAGCCAAAGGCTCGCTTGCGGAGAACTTTGCTCCAGGTACTCGTTTTGGATCAAACAGACTCTGGCATGTAGAGCTTTCTTACGAACAGCCGATGTCCGGTCCCATGCTTGTTGGTGACGGACGTTACCTCGGATTGGGACTTTTCCAGCCGGTCAAGTCGCCCCAAGATATTCATGCCTTTTCTATTGTCGAAGGGCTATCGCCCCAAGCTGAATACTTTCAGATCGCCAGCGCTCTGCGCCGGGCAGTGATGTCCCTTGTCCAGTCAAAGCTTGGGCTCCGTAAGCCCTTGCCGCTGTTCTTCTGCGGACATGAATCCGATGGTTCACCTGCCCGGCGAGGCGGCAAAGCGCACTTGGCCTTTGCCTTTGACCAGCCAAGACAACGTCTTCTCGTCATTGCGCCGCACCGCATGGAAGGGCGGATACCGCACTCTCATGAACGCGATCATTTAAGGTTGCTCGACGCGGCCCTTGCAGGGTTAAACGAATTACGTGCCGGTCCCTCAGGTTTGCTCAAACTGCGACCGACGATCATTGACACCGCAACAGACCCCGTGTTTGCCCTCGCGACATGTTGGTCCACCCTGACAGCGTATCGTCCGTGTCGACACGCTAAACGCATGACATCGGAACAGGCGATTATTGAAGATATTGTATCCGATCTTCATCGTCGTGGCCTGCCCAAACCGCAAAGTGTCGAAGCGACCAAGATAAGCAAAGGGCCGAAAGGCGGTCTTTGCGCACACCTGAATCTGTTTTTTTCGGTTGGCATACACGGGCCATTATTACTTGGAAAAAATTGCAATTTGGGTGGAGGGCTGTTTGTGGTCAATCCAGCCATTTCAAGGTGA
- a CDS encoding BRO-N domain-containing protein — METKLAVFKKREIRRILHNDEWWFSIVDVCGVLTESADAGAYWRKLKQRLNEEGSEVVTFCHGLKLTAPDGKLRKTDCANTETIFRIIQSIPSPKAEPFKRWLAKVGYERVQEIEDPELASKRTKALYRAKGYSEAWIEKRMRGIAVRAELTDEWKRRGVEEEPEYAILTAEISKAAFGLTPGEYKELKGLKRENLRDHMTDLELIFSMLGEAATTEIARKQDAQGFVENKGAARKGGRIAGDAREKLEIETGTRVVTEDNYLTEPESRKRLTGKKST, encoded by the coding sequence ATGGAAACAAAACTGGCGGTTTTCAAGAAAAGGGAAATTAGACGAATCCTGCACAACGACGAATGGTGGTTTTCAATTGTAGATGTTTGCGGAGTTTTGACCGAAAGCGCGGATGCCGGGGCTTATTGGCGTAAACTCAAACAAAGGCTGAATGAAGAAGGCAGTGAAGTCGTGACATTTTGTCACGGGTTGAAGCTGACGGCGCCGGACGGCAAGTTGAGGAAAACCGACTGCGCCAATACTGAAACCATCTTCCGCATCATCCAATCCATTCCCTCGCCCAAGGCCGAACCCTTCAAGCGCTGGCTGGCCAAGGTTGGATACGAGCGGGTCCAGGAGATCGAGGATCCGGAACTGGCTTCCAAGCGGACCAAGGCCCTTTATAGGGCCAAAGGGTATTCGGAGGCCTGGATCGAGAAGCGAATGCGCGGCATTGCGGTGCGGGCGGAGCTGACGGATGAATGGAAGCGTCGCGGGGTGGAGGAGGAACCGGAGTACGCCATCCTCACCGCTGAAATTTCCAAGGCCGCCTTCGGGCTGACTCCCGGCGAGTACAAGGAACTGAAGGGGTTGAAGCGCGAGAATCTCCGCGACCACATGACCGATCTGGAACTGATTTTCTCCATGCTCGGCGAAGCGGCCACGACCGAGATCGCCCGCAAACAGGATGCGCAAGGCTTTGTCGAAAACAAGGGCGCGGCCCGAAAGGGCGGGCGCATCGCCGGGGATGCCAGGGAGAAACTTGAAATTGAAACGGGAACCAGGGTGGTTACCGAAGACAACTATCTGACCGAACCGGAAAGCAGGAAACGTCTCACCGGGAAGAAATCCACATGA
- a CDS encoding CRISPR-associated endonuclease Cas4/Cas1: MTDLPLIPVRMLNEHVYCPRLAYLMWVQGEFQHNEFTVDGAIKHRRVDRPGGKLPEQPSQAADDETRIHARSVTLSSDELGLIAKMDLVEGEGAVVAPVDYKRGKRPHKAASGVYEPEQIQVCAQGLLLEEHGYSCPEGVVYFVASRERVRVPLDEELRTRTRNAMTELRRNAASGCIPAPLEDSPKCPRCSLAGICLPDEVRFLSRTPVQPRPIFAARDAAKPLYVQTQRAYVRKDGEVLVVEQEKEQVAKARLAEVSQVALFGSAALTTPALHECLRREIPVTWLSYGGWFIGHTVTVGRRNVETRTHQYRASFDDGRCLDLARRLVAGKIVNSRTLLRRNWRGTDDDASAPRELLTALREDMRHAGRAPSLAVLLGVEGAAANRYFQNFQNMLREASDDLGFDFSTRNRRPPKDPVNALLSFAYAMLTREWTMALSSVGLDPYRGFYHQPRFGRPALALDMMEPFRPLVADSVVLTVINNGEIRPEDFISAAGGCNLKDAGRKKFIQAFERRLQQEITHPIFKYRINYRQLFEVQSRLLVRWLGDEIPTYPVFMTR, translated from the coding sequence ATGACCGATCTCCCCCTGATTCCCGTGCGCATGCTCAACGAGCATGTCTATTGCCCCCGCCTGGCCTACCTGATGTGGGTCCAGGGAGAGTTTCAGCACAACGAGTTCACCGTGGACGGAGCGATCAAGCATCGCCGGGTGGACCGGCCCGGTGGGAAGTTGCCGGAGCAGCCGTCACAAGCAGCGGACGACGAAACCCGCATCCACGCCCGATCCGTGACCCTGTCTTCCGATGAGTTGGGGTTGATCGCCAAGATGGATCTGGTGGAAGGCGAGGGCGCGGTGGTCGCGCCGGTGGACTACAAGCGGGGCAAGCGGCCGCACAAGGCCGCCTCCGGGGTGTACGAGCCGGAGCAGATCCAGGTTTGCGCCCAGGGACTGCTGCTGGAGGAACACGGCTATTCCTGCCCGGAAGGCGTCGTCTATTTCGTGGCCTCGCGGGAACGGGTGCGGGTGCCCCTGGACGAGGAATTGCGGACGCGAACCCGGAACGCGATGACGGAACTGCGGCGCAACGCCGCGTCAGGATGCATTCCGGCTCCTTTGGAGGACAGTCCCAAGTGCCCTCGCTGTTCCCTGGCCGGGATCTGCCTGCCGGACGAGGTCCGCTTCCTGAGTCGAACTCCCGTGCAGCCGCGCCCGATTTTCGCGGCCCGGGACGCGGCCAAGCCGCTCTATGTGCAGACCCAACGGGCCTATGTGCGCAAGGACGGCGAGGTGCTGGTGGTGGAACAGGAGAAGGAGCAGGTGGCCAAGGCCCGGCTGGCGGAGGTTTCCCAGGTGGCCTTGTTCGGGTCGGCGGCCCTGACCACCCCGGCCCTGCACGAATGTCTGCGCCGGGAGATTCCAGTGACCTGGCTTTCCTACGGAGGTTGGTTCATCGGGCATACCGTGACCGTAGGGCGGCGCAACGTGGAAACCCGGACGCATCAGTACCGGGCCAGTTTCGACGATGGGCGTTGCCTGGACCTGGCCAGACGGCTGGTGGCCGGGAAGATCGTCAACAGTCGGACCCTGCTGCGACGCAACTGGCGCGGTACGGACGACGACGCATCCGCTCCCAGGGAGCTGCTGACCGCGCTGCGGGAGGACATGCGTCACGCCGGACGGGCTCCGTCCCTGGCCGTTTTGCTGGGCGTGGAAGGAGCCGCGGCGAACCGCTATTTCCAGAATTTTCAAAACATGCTGCGCGAAGCATCGGACGACCTGGGGTTCGATTTCTCCACCCGCAACCGCCGACCGCCCAAGGATCCGGTCAACGCCTTGCTCTCCTTTGCCTACGCCATGCTCACCAGGGAATGGACCATGGCCCTGTCTTCCGTGGGGCTGGACCCGTATCGGGGATTTTACCATCAACCCAGGTTCGGACGACCGGCCCTGGCCCTGGACATGATGGAACCGTTCCGGCCCCTGGTAGCGGATTCGGTGGTCTTGACCGTGATCAACAACGGCGAAATCCGGCCGGAGGATTTCATCTCCGCCGCCGGTGGATGCAATCTGAAGGACGCCGGACGCAAGAAGTTCATCCAGGCCTTTGAACGCCGCCTGCAACAGGAGATCACCCATCCGATCTTCAAATACCGGATCAACTATCGCCAGTTGTTCGAGGTCCAGTCCCGGTTGCTGGTCCGCTGGCTGGGCGATGAAATCCCCACGTATCCGGTCTTCATGACCAGATAG
- the cas2 gene encoding CRISPR-associated endonuclease Cas2 yields MERLYIVCYDVRDQRRWRKLYKAMHGYGEWLQLSVFQCRLDAVRKLRLEDAVSRIVKQDEDHVLIMDLGPAESVQVKVKSIGGSFEPVRNDAVVV; encoded by the coding sequence ATGGAAAGGCTGTACATCGTCTGCTACGACGTCCGGGATCAGCGCCGCTGGCGCAAGCTGTACAAGGCCATGCATGGTTACGGGGAGTGGCTGCAGCTTTCCGTGTTCCAGTGTCGGCTGGACGCCGTGCGCAAGCTGCGCCTGGAGGACGCGGTCAGCCGAATCGTCAAGCAGGACGAGGATCATGTGTTGATCATGGACCTTGGCCCGGCGGAAAGCGTCCAGGTGAAGGTCAAAAGCATCGGCGGGAGCTTCGAGCCAGTGAGAAACGACGCCGTGGTCGTCTGA
- a CDS encoding AbrB/MazE/SpoVT family DNA-binding domain-containing protein codes for MSRKQLKQEADLLAKLTSKNRITIPKTIMNNLPPVDYFNVVLRDGTVVLEPIQTANTETESIRLKMRELGLTEDSVADAVRWARDKT; via the coding sequence TTGTCTCGCAAACAACTCAAACAGGAGGCTGACCTGCTCGCCAAATTGACCTCGAAAAACCGGATCACGATCCCCAAGACCATCATGAACAACCTCCCCCCGGTCGACTATTTCAATGTCGTCCTTCGAGACGGAACCGTCGTTCTGGAACCGATTCAGACAGCCAATACGGAAACCGAATCCATCCGCCTCAAGATGCGCGAACTCGGCCTCACCGAGGACTCCGTCGCCGATGCCGTGCGTTGGGCGCGGGACAAGACATGA